The genomic region ATTCTGGAGGAAACGGTGATTGTTGATAAGGAAGAAGTATCTCCTTTTCCTAATGGCTATGGTTATTTCACCTTTAAATCAGCAAGACAGTACAATATTCAAACCGGTGTTGCCCACGCAGCCAAAGGCGGAGGACTAATTTCCGGAGACAGTTATTTAACGATGGAACTTGGAAGTGGGAGATATGCGCTGGCGATAAGTGATGGTATGGGTAATGGAGAACGGGCTTATATGGAGAGTATGGAGACATTACGGTTGTTAAGACAAATATTGCAATCAGGAATAGATGAAAAGGTTGCGATAAAATCGATTAATTCCATATTGTCCTTACGCACCACGGATGAGATTTTCTCTACTTTGGATCTAGCAGTTATTGATCTGCACCATGCCGGGGCCAAATTTCTGAAAATCGGGTCTACGCCAAGCTTTGTCAGACGGACCTCAGATATCATTAAGGTAGAAGCAGGAAATCTGCCAATCGGAATTATTAAAGAATTCGATGTGGATGTGGTCAGTGAGCAGCTGAAACCGGATGATATATTGATTATGATGAGCGATGGCATCTTTGAAGGGCCTGATCATATAGAAAATGTGGATATGTGGTTGAGAAGAAAGATTAAAAGTATAGAAACCAATGATCCGCAAGCCATAGCGGATATTATTCTGGAGGAGGTTGTAAGGACCAAATCAGGTGAAATTGATGATGATATGACCGTATTAGTAGCCAAACTGGAAGAACATATTCCGAAATGGGCTTCCTTTCCGCTTCATAAGGCGCAGTAATGGTACTGCGTCTTTTTGTGGCGGAGAGGCGGAGATTATTGGGGGTGGAGGTGTGTGACTAATGAATCGTGCTGGCCAGGCAGGAGTGAAGAACTGTATACCTGATTAATATTGGGTTTTTGGTCTTTATTGATGATATGAAGGCCTAGTCCATGGGTTAAAAATAATTTAATGTCCTTCATAGGATGGATGAAGGTCATTTCGGGTATGGTTGTACCTTTTAATGGCCTTCATTTCCGGTATGAAGCCCATTGTGGGTGGTATTAATTCTCTAAATGGCCTTCATAAGGTATATGAAGGCCATTTAGATTGGAACTCCCCCGGCAATTGTCCTTCACGTCAGTTATTCCTAACCCCTGAGGCCTGACCAGTCGCCTCCGCTTTTCTTTGTCTAGCTGCGGCTCCCAGGCCCAAGCGGTCATAAGCAGAATACCTCCATGGCCAAAAGCGGCCACTCCGGATATTCTGCTTATGCTGTCGGACCTGACCGGTCGCCTCCGCTTTTCTTTGTATATTTTCTTTTTTTTCGGGCAATGATGGTAGTAGATTTTAGGAGGGATTTGCATGAAGAAAGGTACAATTAAACAGATTCTATTAATTACGGATGGTTGTTCGAATCAAGGGGAAGACCCGGCTTCTATCAGTTCAATTGCCTATCAGCAGGGAATTTCGGTAAATGTGATAGGTGTTCTTGAGGATGATGATTCGGAGCAGCCGGAGGGATTGGAAGAAGTAGAGGACATTTCAACAGCTGGCGGTGGTGTGAGTCGAATTGTATACGCACAGGCTCTATCGCAGACGGTTCAGATGGTTACGAAGCAGGCCATGACCCAGACGCTGCAAGGGGTTGTGAATCAGGAACTTCAGCAAATACTTGGTGATGAGAAATCTATGGAAGATTTACCACCGGAAAAGCGCGGAGAAGTGATGGAGGTTGTAGACGATTTAGGAGAAACCAGTGATTTGGAGGTACTCATTCTAGTAGATACAAGCGCCAGCATGAGCCCGAAATTGGCAACTGTAAAAGAGTCATTAGAGGATTTATCTTTAAGTTTAAATGCAAGAACAGGGAAAAATCGGTTTGCCATTTACAGTTTTCCTGGTAAAAAGCAGCCTGTCAATGAAATCATGCCATGGACGAATAAACTGCAAAATATCTCGTCTGTTTTTCCTAAATTAACAAGCGGAGGAATTACACCGACGGGTCCTGCGCTTAAAGAAGCAATCCATCATTTCCAATCCACACCAAAATTAGAGGGATGGAGTTCAGAAAATGGGGATATCTACGAAGAAACCGGTTTTTAATTTACGTCCGGGTACAAAAATAAGAGGAAAATGGCATCAAAATACCTATCAAATTGTAAAAGTCCTTGGTTCCGGTGCTATAGGGACTGTATATTTAGCCCTTTATAACCAGCGGTCGGTTGCGTTAAAAATCAGTCATCAAGCCTCAGCGATTACAACAGAAGTGAATGTACTAAAAGCATTTGAAAAGGCCCAGGGAAAGCGTCTCGGGCCTTCTTTAATTGATGTGGATGATTGGGTGCCAAAACAAGCGGCTTCGTATTCGTTTTATGTGATGGAATACCTGAAGGGTCAGAGTCTGAATTCATTTGTTCAGCAAAAAGGGGATGATTGGCTCGGAATAATGATGATTCAGCTGCTGGGAGATTTACATCAATTGCATCAGATTGGCTGGGTTTTTGGGGATTTAAAGCCTGAAAATTTAATTGTCACTCATTCTCCATCGAGACTTCGGTGGATAGATGTTGGCGGAACTACAAAACAGGGCCGGGCAATAAAGGAGTACACGGAGTTTTATGATCGGGGGTATTGGGAGTTTGGTTCACGGAAAGCTGACCCCGCCTATGATCTGTTTGCCGTTGCAATGGTAATGATACAGGTTTACTATCCGGATCGATTTGATAAAGGTCATCAGCCCTATCAGACACTCATGAATAAAATTAAAGCAAACCAGCAGCTCCGATCCTATCGTACTTGTCTTGAGAAAGCCCTGCGCGGACAATATTCATCAAGCGCCCAAATGCAGAAAGAACTGGCCCGGAAAATTGCGGAAAATAGAAAGCAGCCAATACCGAGAAGTCAACCATCTGCTGCAACATCGAGACAAAAGAACTATACCTCTGTCCAGCAAAAATCCTCCCCTCCCAAATGGATGGAATCTTTGGGAATTGCTATGGTAACTGGAGTGCTCTACGTCTTCTATTTACTTTTGCAGGTCATCTCTACTTTTTAACTTTAGTTCTTGGTTTAGTAGTGGTACCATATGAATATGGAAAAGCAGAGCAGGAAATGGAGTGGGTGGATTGCTGGAAGATAAAGTTTTATCATTCTGTCATCGACACCAGTTGTTTCAGAGGGGAGACCCTATTTTTATTGCGGTTTCCGGTGGTGCCGATTCCCTGGCCCTTCTCCATTTTTTCACTTCTATTCGGGAGCGTTACCAGCTATCGATTACGGCCCTGACCTTGGATCACAGGCTTAGAGGAGAGGCCTCCCGGCAGGATGTGCAATTTGTTGAGAAGCTGTGCCGGGAGTGGAATGTAGCATGTATTTCAAAAAGCCTGGATGTGGCAAAGTATCAAAGAGAGCATAAGGCAGGTGTGGAGGAAGCAGCCAGAGAGGTCCGTTATCAATTTTTTGAGAATGAGATCAGGCGGTCCCATCATCCTGTCCTTGCTATGGGACATCACGGAGATGACCAGACGGAAACCATGTTTATGCAGCTGACGAGGGGAGTTCTTCCTAAGGGAATTCCTTATAAGAGGAATTTTGCAAACGGATGGATTATTCGCCCTTTCTTATGCTTAACCAAGCGGGAAATTGAGGATTATTGCCATTATCATCAGCTGTCGCCGCGTTATGATGAGACCAATGCAGATGAAGCTTATACCAGAAATGCCTTTCGTAAGCGCCTGGTTCCCTTCATCAAAAATTACAATCCAAGTATTCATGAAAGCATGCAGCATATGAGTGAGACCCTGCAGGAAGATGAAGAATTTTTATTGGCTGAAGCTCAAAAAGCGGTTGAACAGTCCGTCAGCACAGGCCAGGATGGGGAGGATAAAACGATTGATCTGGTACGGTTTCAGTCTTACGCACGTCCTTTACAAAGAAGGGCCTTTCATCTAATATTAAGGTATCTCTATCGTTCTAAAGGACAAGGTTATTCAGCGATTCATGCAGAGAAACTTCTTCAGCTTCTGGATACAGAAAGACCTAACCTTCAACTTGATTTCCCCGGTGGATTAAGAGTAATAAAATCCTATCATCAATTAATGCTGACGTTTAAATCCAGGGAAAACCGGACGTATTGTCAGGAGGTATATCCTGGTGAAAGGATGATCTTACCGGATGGAAGAGAGCTGGATGTAAAGGTGGAAGAAGCATGTGAAAAGCCGGGAGAAGCGAGCCCGTTTGAATTTGTTTGTGATGTTTCGCACCTGTCCTTTCCGCTTATTATTCGAACACGGGAAAAAGGTGACAGGATCAGAATTCGGGGTCTGGGAGGCAGTAAAAAGATTAAAGATATCTTTATTGATGAAAAAATTCCCGGACACAAGCGGGATGAGTGGCCGATTATCACAGATAACATGGGAAAAATTATTTGGTTATTGGGACTGAAAAAAGGGGAAGTTATAAGTAGTCCCTCCAATAATAAGTGGCTTCGGATTTCTTTAAAGACATAAAAATTGATTACATAAAATAGGAGGAGCTTTGGAATGCATAACGACATAGAGGAAATTTTAATTACCGAAGACCAGATTCAGAAAAAGATTCAAGTCATTGCGGATCAATTAACAGACGAGTATCAGGATCGTTTCCCGCTGGCTGTAGGTGTGCTTAAAGGTGCGTTGCCTTTTATGGCTGATTTGCTGAAGAGGGTTGAAACCTATCTGGAAATGGACTTTATGGATGTCTCCAGTTACGATGGGGGAATGAAGTCGACCGGTGAAGTGAAAATTATTAAGGATTTAAACACAAAAGTAGAAGGAAGAGATATCCTCATTATTGAAGATATTATTGATAGCGGGCTGACCTTAAGTTATTTAGTCGACTTATTTAAGTATCGTAAAGCTAATTCAATTAAAATTGTAACCCTGCTTGATAAGCCGACAGGACGGCAGGCGAAAATCAAAGCAGATTTGGCAGGTTTTGAAGTGCCGGATGCGTTTGTGGTTGGCTATGGACTTGATTATCAGGAAAAATACCGTAATTTACCATACATTGGTGTACTAAAGCCTGAAGTATATTCCATGAAATAATCCATATTTTTTATGCATGAAACCAATGTTCTTTGTTTAAATATTTAAAGAGGGTTATCAGTTGAGTATCAGGAATTTAATATGGTACTATTTATTATAGTTTTCTCGCTTGGGAGGAGGTAAGAAATGAACCGGGTATTCCGCAATACGATATTTTACTTAATTATCTTCTTAGTGGTTATTGGCATCGTGAGCTTAATTAACGGCCCGAATCAGGAAACCAAACAATTAACTTACACTGAATTTAAAGAGGCGTTAAATAACGGTCAAATAGAGCAAATGACCGCTCAGTATACAAATTATGCTTACGCCATTACTGGTGATATGTCACAGGAAGATAATAAAACAACTGCATTTGCAGCAGAAATACCTGCGAATGAAGAAATATTTTCTACCATTGAAAATGCAGCATCAGAACAAGGAATTGAAATGGATGTGATGGCGAAGGAAGAGCCTAGTGCTTGGGTAACCTTCTTCACCTCAATTATTCCATTTATTATTATATTCTTCTTAATTTTCTTCCTGCTCAATCAAATGCAGGGCGGCGGCGGCCGTATGATGAACTTTGGGAAGAGT from Virgibacillus sp. MSP4-1 harbors:
- the tilS gene encoding tRNA lysidine(34) synthetase TilS, which encodes MGGLLEDKVLSFCHRHQLFQRGDPIFIAVSGGADSLALLHFFTSIRERYQLSITALTLDHRLRGEASRQDVQFVEKLCREWNVACISKSLDVAKYQREHKAGVEEAAREVRYQFFENEIRRSHHPVLAMGHHGDDQTETMFMQLTRGVLPKGIPYKRNFANGWIIRPFLCLTKREIEDYCHYHQLSPRYDETNADEAYTRNAFRKRLVPFIKNYNPSIHESMQHMSETLQEDEEFLLAEAQKAVEQSVSTGQDGEDKTIDLVRFQSYARPLQRRAFHLILRYLYRSKGQGYSAIHAEKLLQLLDTERPNLQLDFPGGLRVIKSYHQLMLTFKSRENRTYCQEVYPGERMILPDGRELDVKVEEACEKPGEASPFEFVCDVSHLSFPLIIRTREKGDRIRIRGLGGSKKIKDIFIDEKIPGHKRDEWPIITDNMGKIIWLLGLKKGEVISSPSNNKWLRISLKT
- the hpt gene encoding hypoxanthine phosphoribosyltransferase, translating into MHNDIEEILITEDQIQKKIQVIADQLTDEYQDRFPLAVGVLKGALPFMADLLKRVETYLEMDFMDVSSYDGGMKSTGEVKIIKDLNTKVEGRDILIIEDIIDSGLTLSYLVDLFKYRKANSIKIVTLLDKPTGRQAKIKADLAGFEVPDAFVVGYGLDYQEKYRNLPYIGVLKPEVYSMK
- a CDS encoding phosphotransferase, with amino-acid sequence MGISTKKPVFNLRPGTKIRGKWHQNTYQIVKVLGSGAIGTVYLALYNQRSVALKISHQASAITTEVNVLKAFEKAQGKRLGPSLIDVDDWVPKQAASYSFYVMEYLKGQSLNSFVQQKGDDWLGIMMIQLLGDLHQLHQIGWVFGDLKPENLIVTHSPSRLRWIDVGGTTKQGRAIKEYTEFYDRGYWEFGSRKADPAYDLFAVAMVMIQVYYPDRFDKGHQPYQTLMNKIKANQQLRSYRTCLEKALRGQYSSSAQMQKELARKIAENRKQPIPRSQPSAATSRQKNYTSVQQKSSPPKWMESLGIAMVTGVLYVFYLLLQVISTF
- a CDS encoding VWA domain-containing protein encodes the protein MKKGTIKQILLITDGCSNQGEDPASISSIAYQQGISVNVIGVLEDDDSEQPEGLEEVEDISTAGGGVSRIVYAQALSQTVQMVTKQAMTQTLQGVVNQELQQILGDEKSMEDLPPEKRGEVMEVVDDLGETSDLEVLILVDTSASMSPKLATVKESLEDLSLSLNARTGKNRFAIYSFPGKKQPVNEIMPWTNKLQNISSVFPKLTSGGITPTGPALKEAIHHFQSTPKLEGWSSENGDIYEETGF